One genomic region from Danio aesculapii chromosome 24, fDanAes4.1, whole genome shotgun sequence encodes:
- the zgc:56095 gene encoding ferritin, lower subunit-like: protein MSLVKQNLHSNNEANINKLINLKLTASYVYLSLGMYFDRDDVALPNFSKFFLERSHKERDHAEDLLEYQNTRGGRILLQTVAKPSRDDWKGGIDALTFSLEHQKSLNRSLLEVHRVAGENSDPHLSDFLESKFFTDSHETIKTLGDYAGSLSRITSSDPHGKMAEYLFDKHTL from the exons ATGTCTCTCGTCAAGCAGAATTTGCACTCAAATAATGAGGCAAACATCAACAAGCTGATCAACCTGAAGCTGACGGCCTCTTATGTGTATCTCTCTCTG GGAATGTATTTCGATAGGGATGATGTAGCTCTACCCAACTTCTCCAAGTTTTTCCTGGAGCGTTCACATAAGGAGAGAGATCATGCGGAGGACCTGCTGGAGTATCAAAACACAAGAGGAGGACGAATCCTTCTTCAGACTGTTgcg AAGCCTAGTCGTGACGACTGGAAAGGAGGTATTGATGCTCTCACTTTTTCTCTGGAACATCAAAAGTCTCTTAACCGATCCTTGCTGGAAGTTCATCGAGTGGCAGGAGAAAACTCTGACCCTCAT CTGTCTGACTTCCTAGAAAGTAAATTCTTCACCGACAGCCACGAAACCATCAAGACATTGGGTGACTACGCTGGCAGTCTGAGTCGCATCACCTCTTCGGACCCACACGGCAAGATGGCGGAGTATCTGTTTGACAAGCACACACTCTGA